The window aaatacaaaatgaaaaaaatagtaaacttaAGTTAATGTATTGTGATTATTTGAGAAACATACAATactaagtaatttttttattttgtgtaatgGTAAagtaatactataaatatttttattttcgtgcATAGTACTAACATGctttattataatttagtttattattatgtttttgtatttccgatttttttttcatgtgtaAATACAATTAgttgtactaatatttttcatatataaatacaaaatgaaaaaatagtaaacttaAGTTAATGTATTGTGATTATTTGAGATGCATACAATACtaagtaattttttactttgtgTAATGGTAAAACAAtactttaaatatatttattttcgtGCATACTACTATCATGATTAATTACGATTTAGTTTATCATtatgttttttactttttttttcatgtataaatacaaaaagaaaaatagtaaatttaaGTTAACATATTGTGTTTGaagagttttaaattttaggattttattcCATGTATAAGAACTAAATACCTTATATAgtttaatctatatatttttaatacttctatatgtcaatttttaattagtggGATACACCACATCATCATGCCATGTGGTGTGTTAGGTCCACTGAATTTTTTTCACCTGTTTATggacggaagaagtatttCTCCGTAATAATTAACTTCATTAATAATGGATACATTTGGTATTCAGTTTTAATAGTATAGTGCAgcacaaaatagaaaagaacaAGAAATAATTAGAAGAGTGCGTGTCAATTATATATGTGCATCAAATTCTAGTGTGGGTGTATCGATTCTGTGTAGTATGTGTGTTGATATTACATCCTTCATTAGAATTAATCAAAATGGGTTTCCGTTACCCGTGTAACTTGTACTCCTATCACATTAGGAAATTGATATAGCAAAATCCATCTATACCTTGTACAAGTTCAACACCTTATACTCATCATGTAGTTACCAAATTAATATTGTGGCTAGCTAGCAACATCTGATGCAGGTTAGTGCGACCGTATGACATGACAGACAAAGAAACGAGAGTGACCTTCAACCTTTCATAGGGTCGGCAACATCTCcagaaattgaatttaatggAGTTTTTTGCCTATGATTAATAAGACCACATATCAACCATTATTTGcctttacatatattatatatataatcccGTGATGCCAAacttaacaaaatatatatattacttcataaaaaacaatgaaaagcTAGTGAGATACTAGCAAACAAAAAACGATCAGAAAAATCCATGGCAATATCCAAAGCTGCCGTTAGCAGCGGCCGCCGCTGCcgcaatattattaatattagagCCATGGCTAGGCATCGGCTTGGCCTCATACTGCTCAAAAACCCTATTCACCATGAAAACCGAGTTCGCAGCCTGCTGGTTAACATTCTTCTTGAGCTCCTCCATGGCGTCCTTCACCTGCTCCAGCTGCTCCATCCCTAATTTACTCACCGGCGATTCCCACCAGTAGTGGCTCTGGTTGGCCTTCCTCATCGCGTCCAGGCTCTCCCCTCTCTTCCTCTCGGCCTCCACCTCGTTGAGCATGTGCCCTAGCTGCAGGTTCAGCTCCCTCACGCTGGCGTTCCTCTGCGCCTCCACAAGCTGGAAGGGGTCGTGGGCGTTGGGGACCGGGTTGCGGGCCAGGAAGCGCTCTATGATGGACTCCACGTTGGGGTGGCCGAAGGAGAAGACCTTCCCGGCCGGGGAGAAGACAATGATGCCAATCTCCACGCCACAGAGCGTGCAGAGCTCGCTCGCCTTCTTGAAGAGCCCTGACCGGCGCTTCGAGAAGGTCACTTGGAGGTGGTTCTTCACCTCTATTTTCTGGATCTTGATCTTTTGCCTTCCCATACTAGGCTTCTTTGCcatggtgtgtgtgtgtgtgtgtgtgtttgtttgtgaGAATGTGATTGATGTGAGTttgtttgagagagagaatgggaGATTTGTGGTGAATTTATAGGTGGTTTTGGAAGGAAAGCTGGCAATTTTTTGAGGTTTATGATGGAATTCATTCTCAtctttaattgttttaatggATCTTTTAATGGTATGTATTAGTAATTTATGTgtgcaaatttattatttttcaataaaaataagatgtatacagaattaatattgataatttatttttatttttataacaaaaataactgATTAGATATTGAAAAATTGGGACAAAATTTGTTACTTGAAAAAtctaagatataaataataaaaatattaaaattgggaataaatggataaatttgaaagtctaggataaaattattaaaatcattaAAGATAGGAACATATTCAAtcattaaaactcatttctTGGCATATGATTTGGGAGTTTCGAGATCTTGCTCCTTTATTGGGTGGATTTTTTTCAGGTTAGTTTGTTTCTTAGTTGTCCCTATTGaatgatgattaattaattaattaattattttgaagcaCAGGTCAACATgatatgaaatgttttttaCCATCATGGGATTTtagcatgatttatttgtttttattgtgCCTTGGTCAACCTTCAAATTGTTTATCACTTTATTGTGTATTGCTTTTTGTGATATCAAGGAAGAGAATCACGAAGGGGAAACGTTTATTTTGACATTGATGCTGATTGTGAAGAGTAAAACATGAATTAATTCAATCCCTTTTGTAACATAAACTTTCTTTAAAAGCATATGTATTAAATTGAGAGGATAGACTCATGATCTAGAGTGAAATGATTATTTAGAGACGATTGTAACTTATTTCTACATAATATATAATGCAATGCATCCGTTACTTCATAAAGTctgcaatatttaattaaatatatgaaaaatattatcgAGAGGAAAAGTTAAAGGTGTGTGAACCACCCTAAACTCgaggttttttatttgtttatttggtCGGAGAGGGCGAGGTGGCGTCAGTTGCGGCCATCGTCGTTGTTGTTCGTGGGGATGAACCGGAGGGTTGTGTGCTCGTTTTGCGCAACCGGAAAGAcgttgaaatattatttagGGCACATTTATGAATTCAAATacataaatgaattattttattttattttaatatattattttttattttcaaaatttttattttctatttataataaaataatagaatagaAATGCTTAATTGGGTCATAATCGCATTTAAAGACGTTAACCGTTACAATTTGACGGAACCGTCAGTTTTGGACCGattgtgatccgagttgaaatATTTgggatgcaaaaattcaaaatataatgtcTAGGaacaaaattgtaaaatggtcatatgttcaggactaattttggtttttacTCTTTAATCTATTatcatacatatatttgtAAAGTAGTACTACTCTTTAATCCATCACAtaataaatgtcacactttcttttttagttttttttttaaaagatgtcatatttcttcttttcttttttttgaaaatattctctcttatattaatataaatattttttgtctcaacttaatacacaaaacaatAGTACTTATCTTCTAAAATTCTCTATCATTATTCAAGTGTGACAGTtattatgaaatgaattaaatactTACTACTCTCTATGTCCCATTTAGGATGACCCCTTTCGTTTTTTGCATGTGTTTTAAAAAAGTcacaataaatagttaaagtgagaGAAAagttaagtaagagagagaataacgTAGAAGAGAGATGACCCCTTTCGTTTTTTGCATGTGTTTTAAAAAAGTcacaataaatagttaaagttggAGAAAagttaagtaagagagagaataacgTAGAAGAGaatctcttctatattattctatctcttactttaatttttctctactttaactatttattactccctccgtcccggctaagatgacacatatCTTGGCCGACGCGGGagtttaggagttattggttaaaatatttaattggagagagaaaagatgggtgcaagtattaaaaatagagagagaaagaaagaagaatattttaatatgagtgagaaaaatggttgggtgtattaattggagagagaaagtttctaaaaaaaggaaatgtgtcatcttagttgaaataaactaaaaagaaaaatgtgtcatcttaagtgggacggaggaaatatGATTTTCCAAAATATGTGTGTAAAacgaaaggggtcatcttaattggaagagtgaactacaaaaatagtccctggactatgcgtttatctcaccaatgaaccctggactttaaaaaatatcccTAGACTACCCTGGACaaagcgtttatctcgaaaatggtcctttttcactgtttcgtgacgaaaatacccttttagggggttttggagggtttggacaatttagtctttttacattttaaatctgatattatttcagttatgtactaaatctgatattatttcaaaattatcattcttcttctcatttgtcatccttcactttgtttctttatctcaatattagatttaattttataaaattaaattttaaatttcaattttaaatatcaataatttttttaattattaaaattactattaattaacaaattaatagttttaatcaatatttgatagtgtctaatatttaatcaataaggtacgacgacACCTTagatttaatcaatatttaatagttttaatcataaatagatcatataacacgatttattccgaaataaatatgcatttaaTGTATAggagaaaaatattatgaagttgactaaatcgtgttatatgatatatttatgattaaaactattaaatattgattaaaactaaggcgtcgtcgtactttattgattaaatattagacactatcaaatattgattaaaactattactttgttatttaatagtaattttaataattaaaaaaatttattaatatttaaaaatagaattttaaaatttaattttataaaattaaacttaatattgaaataaagaaacaaagtgaaggatgccaaaagggaagaagaatgataattttgaaataatctCCGATTTaatacataactgaaataatatcaaatttaaaatgtaaaaagaccaaattgtccAAACCTCCCAAAACCCcctaaaagggtattttcgtcacgaaacagtgaaaaaagaccattttcgagataaacgcttagtccagggttgtttagagatatttttaaagtccagggtttATTGACGAGATATACACATAGTGCagagactatttttgtagttcactctgattagaaaaggtacaaaatagTTGGATCTACTGGTGTAATAAACACGTTGGAAAACTTAATTTATGCATGTGTTTAGTCTATATATACTCATAACACCCTTTTCTTTATTGCAGTTATGCTAATGTGTTGTAGGTCTGCCGAGAAAACTCACATAGAGTAGGAGCTCACATAGAGTTAGAGAGGTTAGTGTGGGAGAATATAAGTGAGTAGCTTTCATGGAAAAAACAATTACAAAGTTAACTGCcaaaattttactttattctgtatacttgattttgatttttttgacatGATACGGTTACATTAAGGGGAAAAAGATTAATTACAAGGTTAACTGCcaaaattttactttattctgtatacttgattttgattttttttgacaTGATACGGTTACATTAAGGGGGAGTGGTTCCAATGAGAACTTTTTTTAGAATGagtttaaaaactaaaaaatcatatcattgtttttatacaatattattaGTTGACGTCATAAAACTTATTATATTGAGtcaaaaatgattttatgaaTCAACACGTcagttatttgatattgagtCAGAAAATAATATACAGTCACAAACTTATTTCATGAATTAGTGAACTAAtattaagtaaaaaatgatatgttttgtgatgctaattgatattaatgtatctgtaaaatgatataattttgtgttttgattttaagaaaatttttgaCATGATCCATCTCCTACTTTAAGGTGAAACCACATATTTAATACGCTCTCTGTctcaattaagttgagtcgtattcattttttggatgtcccaactaaattgagtcatttttttttgacaaaaataaaataaaatattcaaccactcttttttttttccatctcttactttactctatctttatttttcctactttattccttaacctctctcctacttttcaacacaatttttttttatcttcatgttcaaaaattttaacttaACTTAGTTGGTACGGAAGGAGTACAATACATAATTAAGACTAAATTTCATCTATTggattaaaatatgaatgatacagatataattgaaatatgtaTCATAATTGTTGgctaggggagtgttatattgctaacttataacttaattgctaactacaactaaataatagccattagatattcaaattaagggcttagattatcaatccctaaatgtcaatacgatcaacgaaaaacgtcaataaggccatatgattaattccaaaaaatatcaataggggtattaatgtcaattaactacatgtttagttataactaacttttaaaagaaatctcaaacctttaaattcatataacatatatcaaattaaagataattttataaggattccaacgatatcctacatgcatatgttccgacgccaaaatctggaaaaaaaaaattcaaatttttttaattttttcatatagcACAAAATGTctacatactatataaaatatgtcaatataatacatgtagaatgtcaatataagccatgagttaatatttttaaagcattgtgttgatattttcgaaacactatattgacattttcatccaaaaccctaatttagagttttttttatctttttcgatttaattaataaaaacgaaaattacacgtggcaaattgtagaccacacgttttctaaaattctatggccttaaattagttgtagttagcaattaaatgatgagttagcaattgatcacccCCTTGTTggttaatactataattttgaataaaaatttactcatataatgatacatatttgaaataattaaacaaaacatTACCCTTACCtatcattttaattagaacttatattattatactataatagtACTCACAATGATGTGAAGTTCactctccactaacattatatatactccatatattattatactataatagtactctttatctttctttcttactttacaattatatataaaaacccTTGTCAAACATGTTCCTACTTTTCAGGGAAGGAGTGAGTATtaagttataaaattattttagaattaaatgtagtactccctccgtccccgattaggagtcacactttgactgggcacgggttttaagaaatgtaaagaaaagttggttgaaaaagttagtggaatgcgaaacccatttttttatatttgtttataaaaaatgtgagtgaattgagttagtggaatgtgggacctatttactatttaaggcaaaaatgaagtgtgactcttaattagggacggatcaaaatggaaaagtgcgactcttaatcggggacggagagagtagtaatTTAAGTATGCAGTGTGTTAATTAAGGAGTACTAATGTACTATGTATACACAAACTACTAATTGTCCCTTAGGTAATCCAAAATCTCAAATTATATCAGACCTTAGTTATTCATAGTCTCGCCACTTGATTTTAATTCATCCTTCTTAATCttcaattttgatataattatttaaattgtgatattccaaatataaataaatgattaaaatttccaaaattaaataatcaagatAAAGAgttatataattgaaatgataatcaaattataaaataaataaataaaaactagtacaactattgacaatttttgaaaatcaaagtataataaaaatcgGCAACGACAAATCGATGCATCTCATTGGCATGTCGTCCACACACCGACATCATTGGTCGAGGGGGCGAAGGCACGGCTCGCCTACCGGTGTGTGACTTGGCTCCTGGCTTGACATTCCCCTTCTGCGGACCCCTAAAAACAATGATATaaggagtatgattttttatgcataCAACAAGGTATTTTTATGTACTCCA is drawn from Salvia hispanica cultivar TCC Black 2014 chromosome 6, UniMelb_Shisp_WGS_1.0, whole genome shotgun sequence and contains these coding sequences:
- the LOC125194790 gene encoding agamous-like MADS-box protein AGL61, with translation MAKKPSMGRQKIKIQKIEVKNHLQVTFSKRRSGLFKKASELCTLCGVEIGIIVFSPAGKVFSFGHPNVESIIERFLARNPVPNAHDPFQLVEAQRNASVRELNLQLGHMLNEVEAERKRGESLDAMRKANQSHYWWESPVSKLGMEQLEQVKDAMEELKKNVNQQAANSVFMVNRVFEQYEAKPMPSHGSNINNIAAAAAAANGSFGYCHGFF